In Vicia villosa cultivar HV-30 ecotype Madison, WI linkage group LG7, Vvil1.0, whole genome shotgun sequence, the DNA window caatcaatcaatcaacttaactcttttgccacaaggctggctgatcaatcaaacctttttgccaccatactggctgattaatcaaagtttttgtcacaaggctgacttcattgaaacttttgccacaaccggctgattaatcaaaactttttgtcacaaggctgacttcattaaaagtttttgccacaaggctggctaaaaaaaacatctttatcattctaagcaccataagtggcatggctcagggcttataatgaaaagatttcaagcaaaatcaaacagatgtatgtgatgatatagattagatacatcgaacattgagatgacatttgtctcttatcctttgcttccactagcataagtgggaactacgattgctctgactttctcaacatccctttgagaatacgtaggcacaaggtcgtatccttggcgagcaaaacttctccctcaaaccactcaaaccttagcacccgtagacctcgagctacagatgctctgattccctctaagggatatgtatgcagaggatcgcgatgatctttgcgagcataatcaaacaaacaccctaggtcccacctatctcacaagaacctctccataacatagaatgaaacaaacataacaaagaaacctatagagtactatagatacgttgggtgctaataccttcccttcgtataaccaaccctcttacccggaatctctcccccactttttaggttattgcaacttttttccttttcctactttggaaacaataaaaagtttggtcgaaacaaaagaaaaatcatttttttgaacactcgagcccaaagaaggcatcaggtgtctcatcccaaaaaaagatacgatttttccccgcgacacaccCGATTGTCCCCTGAGTGGGAAAATGGAGCAAACATGTTGCAATTTCTCAGAGTAGTCTTCAACATACTACCAGCCAAGAGACGTGAAAAATACTAGTAGATTCATGCTTGAAAATGGTtaagataaaatattaataatgatCTAACACATGTATTATGAAATTAATATCAATAAAGTAGAATTTTTTTTACCGTATATAGACATACGTTTCTTGTCAACTGTCTCATCTTCCATTGATCACTTTCAGCTAACTTGGAGTATAAGTGCACCAAACAAGATGCCCCTACTGTTATACTTGTGAATCCTCTCAGAGCCAATGAAATATATAATGTAGACAATGTTGACATAGGTCGCACTTTTGACCACAAAAATGGTCGTGCCAAGCTAAATCATGAAATATGACCTTAACGCACATACTCTATGATATGCAACACATGCATAGTCACTCGAAATATCCACATTCTCATTTAGGTGGTCAATATAATTTTTCACGACGAAAGAAAATATGGTATGACACCCTCTGGTGTCATCCATCTCCTATTGGGCTTTACTTGGATAAGCTTCTAAATGGGTCACCAGTAGGTCTAGTGCCTCAAGAATACTGATTCTGGAGTGATCTAATAATCTTCTTGTGATCAAAAGATGTGGGAGGAATGATGCATCATTAAGTGTGATGGCCATCTAATTGTTTGGGAGATGAAATGACGATGTCTCTACATGCCATCTCTTAGCAAACACAAATAATAAACCACGATTAATATAACCATATCCAGTCTTGCCATGGTTGATACATTTCAACGTCTCTTGGTACtacaaaaataaatacattatcaTCTGACAATTCAACTGTCCAAACATATGTGTTTAACACTAACCATTCAATTATTCATGTTACCTTTCCATCCCTCGTGTGCCTAGCAGCATATTGTGCATAAAGAGGTAGCCATAAAATGTATGAGGGGCCTCCTAAAAAACTACCAGGAACGGCGACATCAGGTTCAACATTGGGTACTTTATGTATTGGGGCAGTGTGGGCTTCATGATCGAAGATACATGACCCTGGGAAGACGATCCCTCAACAACAATAGACAATTCTCCATCTGCAGGTTGTGGGGGTCAAATTTTCTCCTTACATAATAAGGCATGCTAGAAAATCCCCCGCCTTCGCTTCTATTATAGCCTTGGTCTTATTCTGGTTGATTTAGATCCCCTTTTTGTGGACCAAAAAGCCTAGAAAATCCCCCGCCTGCACACAAAATGCACATTTAAGAGGATTCATCTTTAGGCCATGTTTTCCCATCCTTTCGAATGACTCTCGAAGATGGTCTATATGACTTTTCCCTGTTACAAACTTAACAAAAATGTCATCAATATAAATCTGTATAAAAATTTCAATAAAGTCATGGAAAATTGAAATCATTGCTATTTGATACGTTGCCCTAGCATTTTTCAAGCCAAAGGGCATAAccacccattcgtaggtgcccaAGGCTACTGGGCATTGAAATGTAGTTTTAGGGACATCTTCTTCAACAATGAAGATTTAATTGTAGCCAGAGTAACCATCTAGCATACTAAGATACTCATAGCCAGCGCCTGAATCGACAAGCATCTATGCCATTGGCATTGGGTATTTATCCTTTAGGGTTTTTGCATTTAGATATCTAAAATCAATGCAAGCCCTCAAAGTTTCATTCTTCTTGATAACTGgaactatattagcaatccattcgacatacttGGTTGTGCGTATGAACTTGCATCTGAGGAGCCTCTCGACCTCTTCTTTTTCGACAAAACTTATGGTGCAAAGTATCTTAGGGTCtgctttattggcttcttcccaGGCTTTATAGGTAAATTGAGTTATACCATATTTCtgcttaaaccaggcatttcgtcgTAGTCCCACGCGAAGCAGTCTTTGTACTCCTTCAGTAGTTGGATTACTTCGAATATGAGTTCTGGGCTGAGGTTGGTGCTGATATAAGTCGGCCTCTTACTCTGTCCATCTCCCACATCAATTTCCTCTAGAGGATCCTGTGCCAGCATTTTTATGTTTTGTGTTGCGGGATCCTTTTCAAAAGCTAAAAGCTCGTCATCATAGATGGCATTAAGCCTCTGGCCAATCGTATCGACATGCTCCTTATCAAGTGGCTTCGGTTTGAAGTCTTTTCCAGGCCCTTTAAGGTATACTTCATTTTCTTGTTCATTGGCTTCAACAACCATGTACTTAACTTTGGCTTCTAAAGCCACTTTTAGCCTATTTTCGGCCATGTAAGTCAAAATTCTTTGTATAGTCTTTGACTCAAACATCATTACCTTCCTCATCACCCCAACAATATGGTTGGAGTCCCTACACCCCTTctacttcttcctcttctcccaTTATTTCTCTATCCCATCGGAAGCCATGGGATGGGTGCAGGTTTAAGAAGTAGAGTGCCTTGTCGAAAGGCATATACTGGAATCCACCAGGGTTATAAGGTGCTATGTTTGCTAGATTCCTATAAAAGTGGCGTATGTAGATGTGATTGACTTCTGCCATGTAGTAGCTTTGGTCGGCTTCGACATTCTCAACAATGTCGTGCTCCCTCCATATCGAAACCCTCTGGTGGAGCGAGGAGGAAACTGCCCCAATACCGTGAATCCATTCAGGGCCCAAAATTAGGTTGTAGTTGTCCGTTGAAGTAATTACCATGAACATTGTTGGCCTAGTAATAAAACCAACAGTCAAGTCTACCTGAATTACCTTTAGGGTATGACCAATATTACCTTCATAGTTTTGATAAGACCATGTTGTGGGGTTTCAGATCTGTATCGAACATTCCAATTCTCTTCACCATGAACTGTGACCCCTGATAAACAAGGGTTTCAGATGGATCTTCATGCCTTCGCCCgacctttcgaagaaagcattctgctctttgACATAGTCATTATTTATTAAGTAGTAATAAACTGGCTTGTGCTTGGCCATCTCTGCCTCATCTTCTGCATGTGTTTCTTCGACCTCGGTTATCTGATCGTACTCAATGGGTAAAACAGATACTACATTATAATTTATGCCTTAAGATGACTCAAAACTTGAGTCGAAGTCGTTCGTAAGCATATCATCTTCAGAAAGATGCTCCGACACCTTCTCTTTGGGCTTCTCACCTTTTGGAGAGAATAACTTCCTACCAAGAGGTTTCTTTCCGCCTCTTCAAACTCAGGCTGGTTAGTGCTTGATTCGACCTCACTTTTTCGGCCGCTTCCTTCTCCACCTTTTTCCTCCTTTGGTATTTTCTCCATTGGGAACGAGACATTGGATTATTCCCTTTGTAATTGCTCGACCCATAGACCTGTTGCTTGGTCACCTGAAACTCCTTTCGCTATTCCAAAGAGGATCCTCTGTCCACTTCGAAGTTCTTCCACTTCTGTTGGTCTTGATCCCCCATCTCAACAGGCCTCACCCACATATCTTTGGGTGCATCTGATGTAGGCTTGAAGGAAGCCTATTTTTTTGGTGGAGGCTTTGGCCTCCTTGTTGCTTCTTCATAGGAATTCCCTTCTTGTCGAAGATGTAGGGAGTCTTAGTGTCCCTCCAATTGCGCCTTCGACTAGAAATCTGAACCCTCTCAATGTTCTCCGTAACTTTCCTATTGTAGACACTACTGCACCTTGGGCACATCATGACTTCTGACTGTTTCTTCTAGCATTTGTACAAGAATTCTACCAGATTCTCCTCCTCTTTAGGATAAGAAATTTTCAATTAGTCTTTATCACGCTGATTCGCCTCTTCGACTTCCTTGCTCAGAGAGACCATGTTCACCTCCATGCTAGGACGGTCAGTGATCCTGATTTTTTCTAGTCGAACCCTAAGGCCCTCAGTGGCCTCAACCATGTTAACTTCAGTGGGCTCAGTATAATGAGCATCAACTATCTATAAAGGATTGGAATCGATCTTCATCTGTGCTTTCGCCTTTTCGCCAAACATTAGTCTTCCATCCTTATAGCGTTCTGGacaagatccctgaaaagaaaacatagtGAGATCTTGTGGCCCAAAAATTATGATATTTACAAAaccctcttttctttcttttttctaatGGGGGTATTTTAGTACCAGgtggcactatcatttggccatctttgaCTAGTAAGTCAAAGATCTCATCACACTTTGTTACGTCGAAGGTGTATGTTCTCTTAGGAAACTTATCACTTTTCTCTGATTCGACGAGATTTTTTCCATTCGAATGTGCAAGAATTTTGCAAGAGTAGGGAGGCCCTTGTTTCAACTCAGCCAAATCAATTTTTCCGTCGTCGAAACCTATGGGATCACTAAATATTTCTTGATCATCCTCGTCCATTTCGACATAGGCTACACTTTCTCTcctattgtttttatttgctctggccttttaaGCTTTTAAACGTTCtacttgtcgaactctatcttCTAGTTGGGCCATGTCTATTAGGTATTGGGTGTCCAGTTTCTTCCTAATGGAGTAGTCTAAACCACCCGctgccatttcgactaactcatgttcaagCACTTGTGTGAAACATATTGCCTTCAATAACCGGAACCTATTGAGGTAATCGTCTATTGGCTCACTAAACTTGCGCTTAATGCTAGCGAATTCCTCGAGACTAATTTTTGATTGTCCCGTGTAGAATTGTTAACGGAAAAGTCTTTCCAAGCGAGTCCAATCATGGATGGAACTCGTTGGGAGTGTGGTGAACCATGTGAAAGCGTTCTTATTCAGACTACTAGAAAAATATCTTATTCTTAGGTTTTCATTATTTTCTATATTCCTAGCCTCAGTTAGATACCTGGCTATATGTTCGGCGATTGATTCACTAGTATCACCCGAGAACTTTGTGAATTTTGGGAATTTACATCCCTTGGGAAGTTCAGCCTGCAAAATATACTCAGACAAAGGGGGCATATAATTTGGCCTACAAAGGCCTATATTTACCCCATTTCACGCCATAATCCTTTCGACCATGGCTGGGAAATTATTTTCCCTTGCGACTCCATAATGTCTACACGATGAATGACTTCGTCAGCGTCTTGGTTTCGATTGACCATCACTACCCTTGGGGCTTCTCTCTCCCAGGCTCCATGGGTACTTATTTTTTGACCCTACGGGGTTCGCCCTGATTGACTTTGCCCATGTTGGGTGCGAATTGTTTGACCTTATTAATTGTTGGATCTTCTAAAATAGCATCTTGGTTTTCTATCATTCATTCTCGACGAGGCTGTCGAATTGGCGCTTGTGGGGCGCCAAAGAAATCTGTAATTCGCGTCATCTGCGCTGCCAATTGCTGATTTGTTTAGGTAGTATTCTGGATCAGAGGGTTGAATATGGCACCCATATGTTGGGTGAGCATATTAACTATTTCATTGTTACTTTCATCCATTTGTTGTCTCAATACTGCCGAAGagttatttataaaaataggCAGTTGGGTAGAAAAACCTGCCCCTGGGGTTGGGTATTTCGACCAATATTATTAAAGGCTGATCACAACCCTTTTAATGGCGAAAAAGTAGTCTCTATTGGTTCACAAAATGTTGACACATTATTGTGCAAACTCTCGATCATAGAAGTTGGCATACCATATGATTGTTCGCGAccattcattggaattgtaacaCCAGGCACAAACGGCCTAGAGACACTAGTTCCCACCGGTCTTGGGGTCACTGGTTGACCATGCGTTTCGAACAGGGGATAAAATAAGTCCACTTTAAGTATTCGACGGTATCATTGTCGTACTTGTTGTGGAAGGTATTGCTTCAGACACAGTTGCTGCGACCGTATTCTCCCCTGTCGAATGGGGAGGTTGTTCTACATTATTATTTAGTGGATTAACCATCTTTCTAACGTACTTCCTTTTTGGTATAGGTTCGTGATTTCTGGCTATCCTACCACTTCTCAATCTCAAACAACGAAGTTTGAGAGGAAGTTATTTGCAGAACTAACAAAATGAATttggaaattttaatttttttaccctAGACACAAGGGCTCATTGGGCGTGCCAATTTATTTACCCTTGAttttggtaaacaagcgctagtctttcaaaatgaatatttttggttactcgcaggatcaactagattgatcctaggacatatgtGTATAGTGGTAATGTGTTTATTTAGGTTTTCTAGATGTAAATGTAAAGACAATCTTATAGGTAAAGAAATATGACTGTAAAGGGTTTGCTTTTAAAGCTAAATGACAAAGGAAGATAAATTGAACAGAAAAGTAAAGGTTTTAGAGTTTCGACAGGAAAAGTAAAGGAAATGTAAATGGCTTTGAATATAAATAAACTGCTTTTAAATTGTGAATAAGAAAAGGTATTTCAAATGTAAATTTCtcagaaagacttacttctaaATACGCTAGATACTTTGAGTGTTTTTTAAGTATAATACAATGTTGAACACACGGAAAATCTGTTTACTAAGACTCCTATATATACCAATTCGACTACGACGGTCTTCTACTACGAAGATGACACTTTTCCGTCTGCATGCGCTTCGTCTCTTGCAAGCCTCCACGCGTCCATCTCAAGGGACAAATAAGGCCAAAAGTCCCGCCATTGGCCTATTTCGAAATTCTATTCGTCAAACTCCAAGTCTAAATGActtaaaatatttctaagtcccAAATAGAACAACCAACCTATCAGTGTGACTAACTTCTTGCCAAGCATTTTgccaaatattttcatttttgttgAAGCCAATCTTTCTTCATAAAATTCCAATCCTTTGTCTCCTAAATGTCTTTCTTTTAGAGAGCGTCAAATTTGCCGATAACAGTAGCATAAATAGCACTAGTTCTATAATATGAATTATTATGATTAATCTAAAAGGTGAATGTTAGTCAGACGCTTGTGTTGACCAATTGACTTTAAATATAAGAGAGGTGAATTGtaattgattttttcaaaagcgtaaagattaaaaatgattttgaagttaatttaaaaaaatagtagAAAAACAAGAAGATGCTAGATaagtaaaaaaagaaagaaagagataagGAAGCAACACATCAAATTTATCATGGTTCAACCTAAAATCAGAGACTTATGTCTAGTCTCAAAGGATAACCACCTTGAGATTTTTCACAATGAACTTTTAACCCAAATTCAAATCACAATCTTTACACCAAACTTTTATCATGCGTTCAACATACAACCTTTTACACCAAGCTTTTATCACGTGATCAACTTGCAACCTTTatactttataaatttaaaaaaaacattacattGTTAGTTTTATAGCTGTAGCATCCTTTGGCCATATCACGCAGCCGTGAAAATTGTTCTTGCAAGATTCATAGCAAGCAAGATATTCATCTTTGGCTATGGTGATAGTAATTTGGTTTCCTTTCACACCAGGTTTGAGAAGTATATCACAAACATTGTTATAGAAAGTTTGGGAAAATGATTTGGTTGTGCCTTTTATTTCTTAGTGATTGATATTAACACGATTagaagaaaattctctaaaagaatatgagagaaagagaaaattaTAAAAGGCTTTTGGAAAGTGTTATTCAACTCAACTCATTATGGAGCACAATACATAGTTAATTCTTATTTAGGCATATATGAACAATGACACTAATTAATTATAATTGCTTTCTACCTTAAAATTTTCTAGCTAACTATAACTAATTGCAAATTGTTGCGATGACTTGCAACAGAAGCAACCACAAGTAACTCTTGTATTTCACTTCCAATGATTTTCCAGCTAATACTTGACCAATGAAGTATCAAAATCAAAATGATTTCTTTCATTCGAAATATCAATCATTCAATTGAATATGTTCGTCGGCAACTTAGAAATCCATCCTTCTTGATCAATAAAAGAGGGACTCAAGAATTTATTTAGTTCACCTCCACTCAAGCTCTTCATCCATTTCACACGTTGCGATTTGTTTGCTCCATCTCCAAAGCATTTCTCCTCCACAAAAGTAATCTTTGCTCTACCGTTTAATGTATTTCACATATTAATGTAAGAAAAACTAAAATTGTGAAGatcaaataaatgaataaaacttACTCTTGGCCAACGCATAATCTAGGACTCCAACCCTCGGGTTTAACACCATTTGATATGAAAGAATTTGCTATGATCACTCTTGCATAAGGTTCCATAGATCTCCCAAGTTGGAACTTTCCTCCTGATGAACCACTTATTTTACATCTATTAAACACAAATCCACTTGGATCATTTGATGAATTTCTATAATGCGCTGTAATAACTCCCTCGCTTTTCGGACCATTTCTCCCCATcgaaaaatatatattactatCCTGCATATCACAACCAATTTAGCTAcataaagaaggaaaaaagaatatgaaaatttttTTTACCTCAAAGATTGATTGACCATTTCCGTATATGAAATCGACACCACCTTGGATGAAACATTGTTTGAAGTAATGGCGACCAATGTCAGAATATAGAGTATCTTGCACTCCAAGAAAACCACAACTATAGAAAACACATTTATCTGCACGGATTCTAGCCGCCACGCCTTGTGTGATGCCATTCGCCTCTAATACCGGGCTGTTCAATGTATTCTATAAACATAAATAGAGAACAAGAAATGAATTAACTACGTAAAAGGACAAAATAACTATTAAccctaatattaattatttaccaCGATAGTAATGCCCTTTAGAATTGTATTATTTGCTCTTGTATCGAAAGTAGCATTCTCATGTATACCCCATTCTATACTTGTGGTTTGCCTGCTAACTCCTTCAAGATAAATGCATGGTTTGTTTTGTGGAATATATATTTGCTCTCTGTAATATTTCACAAAGTAAgtttatatatataatgttacatatttatatatattaatagttGATAATGAGAAATATACTTGTAAACACCAGAGGATATTTGGATGTGAACCCATTGAGAGTTTCCTTCATGGACAGAATCAATGGCACtttgaattgttttgaaattTGCTTTACCTGATTGACTGACAGTAATAGTCTTCAAGGGATTGCTACAATCATTAGATTCACAAATATCAAAGAAAAGAattacaaatattaaaattaaagcaATGGGTTGAAAAGACTGCATTTTATTTCTTCTATTCTGTATGTAAATATGGCGCAAACTCAATAGAGTCATATAAGACTTTTATAAGTAAAAAAAGTTGGGAAAAATATCTTACTAGTGTTTATAGCATAGGAACATAATTTCTTGATTATGGAAATTTTATTGATAataatttatttcttatttaaatttgtctttgaaagttaataaaatatttttatttattggtaaattattttttgattttgtttgaacttAGAGCCTGTTATTAAATggaaataattttatttcacattatttttaataaatacaaTATTGGGTTATTGatcatctatttttttttttttgttttattcccAACTTGAGAAGATTACATTTTTTAAGGGCTATGCTATGCTATTTGTGTAGAGAAAATTCACGGATGAATTACAACAGTTAGGCTTGTTGTTTTCCACCATAGATGAGTGAGCTAAAGTATAGAGTCCAACTACCTATACAAGTTTGTTCCCAAACTAGAATGAAAATGTATAGatggaaaaaattaaaaaaagacagCACTAGTCCCCATTTAAGAATAGTTaatcaaatatataatatattcttTCTACTATGAGTTACTTGTATGTAAATATGTAGAGCATCTCATCTTTCACtccattaaaaatcaaataaactaGGCAAATACCCGTGAGCATGGGTTTGCtataaatatatttgattaattaaataaatataacataaataataaaaggtagaataaaaatatgaatagtaAAAAAATAGGATTGTCATAAAAGAttatacattttaaaaatataaatattgtaTATGTCAATcatgattttgttttgaaacatccgctaacttttgtaaataatatatattttttatattcatgaaataatttgtttcaattttttttgtatgtattaaTCAAAGACAAAAAGTTtgtatcatatatattttttttttttgacttaaatgcacttttgatctctgtaagttagcgagtttttgatttccgtccatgtaaataattttttttttggtttgagtccATGTAAATAAATATCACATATTTTTTTCGtagatcaataaaaaaatatattccatatttttatatataattaactcatgttttttttattaatcaataaCATATCTTTATATCATATTTTCTTTACGCTAACACCTCCCTCGAGAGATATTAATCAATAACAGATCTTTATATCATATTTTCCTTACTCTAAGACTCCCCCTCAAGAGAGACACTTTTAGtgagaagaaaaagagaaaaataacgATTTATATTCACTTGAATTGTAATTGTgtatacaaataataataatataaattatgactatttatatacatcCTGGATTGGGCTTGGACTTACACAActtagattatatttgatattattagattagattatatttgatattatatctaatatctcaataatatatcaatcttaataatatctcaacaaataatatattaatcTCAATAATATCTCAATAAGGACTACTCCCTTTGGGGTATTATGCTGGAACCTTCCTTGTAGTCCTTAAACCTTCAAACTACTCCCTTCAGGGTATTATGCTATAATCCTTTGCGTATATATGATACTCCCTTTGGGAAAGTAACTGTTGGAGTGACAATATGAACTCGAATGATcgagaagggggggggggggggagttgAATAGTCTGTTCCCAAAAGTccagttttaaaaaaatgtttgtttCTCAAAATCAAAGATTTATGAAATTGCTCGGTGTAGCAGAATTTTCGTACGATAGATGTGATTGGAGTAATTGTGTCATATACACTTATATATAGTAACACAATGAACGAAAGGTGAATATACTAAAACAATCAACGTCCTCAATTAATATAACTTCATTATACACAAGATGTGCAAATCAAAGTTATTCATTTGATTAATAaatctattattatattttttagttttaatcatAAGTAGGATTGTTTAGAATATTGATCTAACAAATACCTAATTTCACCCAAGAAATCTCTATGAAGCGAGTAAAATCTGACAACATGCAATTTCTaagaaaacaataaaacataaacatatgATTCTAAACGAAATATAAAAAGAtcgggagagagagagagagagaaagagagagagatagagagatagagagatagagagagagagagaaagagagagagatagagagatagagagagagagagtgtgtgtgtgtacAACATGTTTATAATGGTTGAGCATGTTTCTTCTTGCTTTGTACCTAATCCA includes these proteins:
- the LOC131618419 gene encoding probable pectinesterase 55; this encodes MQSFQPIALILIFVILFFDICESNDCSNPLKTITVSQSGKANFKTIQSAIDSVHEGNSQWVHIQISSGVYKEQIYIPQNKPCIYLEGVSRQTTSIEWGIHENATFDTRANNTILKGITIVNTLNSPVLEANGITQGVAARIRADKCVFYSCGFLGVQDTLYSDIGRHYFKQCFIQGGVDFIYGNGQSIFEDSNIYFSMGRNGPKSEGVITAHYRNSSNDPSGFVFNRCKISGSSGGKFQLGRSMEPYARVIIANSFISNGVKPEGWSPRLCVGQEAKITFVEEKCFGDGANKSQRVKWMKSLSGGELNKFLSPSFIDQEGWISKLPTNIFN